In Oxalobacteraceae bacterium OTU3CINTB1, the sequence GCCGACCGCGATCGCCGAAATCGAAGACGTGATCGGCATCGAAGCCGGCGACGCGGTCCATTGCTCGGCCAAGACCGGCCTGGGCGTCGAAGACGTGCTTGAGTCGATCATCGCCAAGGTCCCGCCGCCGAAGGGCGACCCGGACGCGCCGCTGCAAGCGCTGATCGTCGATTCCTGGTACGACCCGTACGTCGGCGTGGTCATGCTGGTGCGCGTGATCAACGGCACCTTGAAACCTAAAGACAAGATCAAACTGATGGCGACCGACTCGCTGCAGCTGGTCGAGGACGTCGGCATCTTCGCGCCGCGCTCGGTCTCGTTGCCGCAGCTTTCGGCCGGCCAGGTGGGCTTCATCATCGCCGGCATCAAGGAATTGAAGGCCGCCAAGGTGGGCGACACCGTCACCCTGGCCAACCGTCCGGCCGCCGCGCCGCTGCCGGGCTTCAAGGAAGTCCAGCCGCAGGTGTTCGCCGGCCTGTTCCCGGTCGAGGCCAACCAGTACGACGCGCTGCGCGACTCGCTGGAAAAGCTCAAACTGAACGACGCCGCGCTGATGTACGAGCCGGAAGTGTCGCAGGCGCTGGGCTTCGGCTTCCGCTGCGGCTTCCTCGGCCTGCTGCACATGGAGATCGTCCAGGAGCGCCTGGAGCGCGAATTCGACATGGACCTGATCACCACGGCCCCGACCGTGGTGTACGAGGTCGTCATGCGCGACAACAGCATCCTGAAGGTGGACAATCCATCGAAGATGCCGGAACCGACCAAGATCAACGAGATCCGCGAGCCTATCGTCACGGTCAACCTGTACATGCCGCAAGAATACGTCGGCTCGGTGATCACCCTGTGCATCGGCAAGCGCGGCGTGCAGATGGACATGGCCTACCACGGCCGCCAGGTCAAGCTGGTGTACGAGATGCCGATGGGCGAGATCGTGCTGGACTTCTTCGACAAGCTGAAGTCGACCTCGCGCGGCTACGCCTCGATGGACTACGAGTTCAAGGAATACCGCGCTTCCGACGTCGTCAAGGTCGACATGCTGATCAACGGCGAGAAGGTCGACGCGCTGGCCATCATCGTGCACCGCTCCAACTCGGCCTATCGCGGCCGCCAGGTGGCCGCCAAGATGCGCGAGCTAA encodes:
- the lepA gene encoding translation elongation factor 4; translated protein: MNNIRNFSIIAHIDHGKSTLADRIIQLCGGLSDREMEAQVLDSMDLERERGITIKAQTAALQYKARDGVVYNLNLIDTPGHVDFSYEVSRSLSACEGALLVVDASQGVEAQTVANCYTALDLGVEVVPVLNKIDLPNADPPTAIAEIEDVIGIEAGDAVHCSAKTGLGVEDVLESIIAKVPPPKGDPDAPLQALIVDSWYDPYVGVVMLVRVINGTLKPKDKIKLMATDSLQLVEDVGIFAPRSVSLPQLSAGQVGFIIAGIKELKAAKVGDTVTLANRPAAAPLPGFKEVQPQVFAGLFPVEANQYDALRDSLEKLKLNDAALMYEPEVSQALGFGFRCGFLGLLHMEIVQERLEREFDMDLITTAPTVVYEVVMRDNSILKVDNPSKMPEPTKINEIREPIVTVNLYMPQEYVGSVITLCIGKRGVQMDMAYHGRQVKLVYEMPMGEIVLDFFDKLKSTSRGYASMDYEFKEYRASDVVKVDMLINGEKVDALAIIVHRSNSAYRGRQVAAKMRELIPRQMFDVAIQAAIGVNVISRENVKALRKNVLAKCYGGDISRKKKLLEKQKAGKKRMKQVGSVEIPQEAFLAILQVDDK